Proteins encoded within one genomic window of Armatimonadota bacterium:
- a CDS encoding ABC transporter substrate-binding protein — MKAYAITRGSLMLLLAALLFIPLNSPTPAAAQVALTVRFGVDSFILGSPVYIADELRIFQKVGIRPVIQPFSFGIDTIDGVLAGRTDVGFALDFPLLLRLQTGQLRVIAAVIEPEPGFHKLAVRRGIGGAADMRGKRLGIAQGTLQHFVTIRYLQVGGVNPAEVQLVPLPSLFEIVAALRRGSIDAAWVWGPGTDEAQQIEGVRILTDDSAAQHRSYGYMVVGAQYLAGKREAVVATLKALVEATDWLNKNLPAAARIISKRNNAPEDRVLTELRKQNSTVSLQRKHINALSELLGFMLENNMLRTRISVPDFFVTRPLQEAAPDRVQIR; from the coding sequence ATGAAGGCGTACGCAATCACCCGAGGAAGCCTGATGCTGCTCCTGGCAGCGCTGCTGTTCATCCCGTTGAACAGCCCGACGCCGGCCGCCGCTCAGGTGGCCCTGACCGTCCGTTTTGGGGTCGACTCCTTTATCCTGGGCTCGCCAGTGTACATCGCCGACGAGTTGCGCATCTTCCAGAAGGTGGGGATCAGGCCCGTGATCCAGCCCTTCTCCTTCGGTATCGACACCATCGACGGTGTGCTGGCCGGGCGTACGGACGTCGGTTTTGCCCTGGACTTTCCGCTGCTGCTGCGCCTGCAGACCGGCCAGCTCCGGGTGATCGCTGCGGTGATCGAGCCCGAACCCGGCTTCCACAAGCTGGCCGTCCGCCGAGGGATCGGCGGGGCGGCGGACATGCGCGGCAAGCGGCTGGGCATCGCCCAGGGTACACTGCAGCACTTTGTCACCATCCGGTACCTGCAGGTCGGCGGGGTCAACCCCGCGGAGGTGCAGCTCGTGCCTCTGCCCAGCCTCTTTGAGATCGTGGCCGCCTTGCGACGCGGCAGCATCGACGCCGCCTGGGTCTGGGGCCCCGGGACCGACGAGGCGCAGCAGATCGAAGGCGTGAGGATCCTCACCGACGACAGCGCCGCCCAGCACCGGTCCTACGGATACATGGTGGTGGGGGCGCAGTACCTGGCCGGGAAGCGGGAGGCTGTGGTGGCCACGCTCAAGGCGCTGGTGGAGGCGACCGACTGGCTGAATAAGAACCTCCCGGCGGCAGCCAGGATCATCTCCAAGCGCAACAACGCGCCAGAAGATCGCGTGCTCACCGAGCTGCGCAAGCAGAATTCGACTGTCTCCCTGCAGCGCAAGCACATCAACGCCCTCAGCGAGCTCCTGGGGTTCATGCTGGAGAACAACATGCTCCGCACCCGTATTTCCGTCCCGGACTTCTTCGTCACCCGGCCGCTGCAGGAGGCAGCACCGGACCGGGTGCAGATCCGGTAG
- a CDS encoding alkaline phosphatase family protein: MPSAGAHRLVVVGIDGGMLSLAERFMRVGRMPHLSSLAARGVLTEALPSIPVDTPTNWTTIMTGAEPSTHGIYSFTAHIAGEPIQQGQNDPSRNKRSSFSKAEFFWNTLEAAGRRVAVVNYPTGWPSTLRQGAVIGGLTPGGDLWRVAKPVVYATGYPAVTASDLPALQIAWKPLALQPARAWSGVPAGGTRPPLQGQLELGAVSAPVRLPFLLVDSHGAGYDRLILAERDSDRPLAVVQCGQWSPWIEQKVGETRGVFRLKLVHLSPDGHQAEIYVTDIFKVEGWAYPPGLEAEIVRQVGPYLEGLECPYVPVDLNVRPYGPVNISPSLMLEHARMQAEWMVRLAAHLRVAHESEALILHYHYLDALNHTYLGYLSDRLPATTARRTAEAWELYAESYAVVDELIGGVVEAMDDQGTLVVVTSDHAALPCWKYVAITRALLQAGLMAFRWDASTGRYLLDPAQTRVVPYLDPQHIWVNLQGREPDGTVPPNRYEQVREAAVQALLAIRDPETGECPLELVARREELGLAGGAQERIGDVVFFLRPGYTTWDGTLESLRFHAISPERMPQPLVTPSLEVVGHHTPYLPTARLDAFTNSAMTVLAGPGVRAGHRRSTPIRLIDLAPTIAHLLGVPAPRDAQGTVLSDILEPV, translated from the coding sequence ATGCCTTCGGCTGGTGCCCATCGCCTGGTGGTGGTCGGGATCGACGGGGGCATGCTGTCGCTGGCCGAGCGCTTCATGCGCGTCGGCCGGATGCCTCACCTGAGCAGCCTAGCCGCCAGGGGGGTGCTCACCGAGGCCCTGCCCTCGATCCCCGTAGACACCCCTACCAACTGGACGACCATCATGACAGGCGCGGAGCCATCCACCCACGGGATTTACAGCTTCACGGCGCACATCGCAGGCGAGCCCATCCAGCAGGGGCAGAACGATCCCTCCCGCAACAAGCGGTCGTCGTTCAGCAAGGCTGAGTTCTTCTGGAACACGCTGGAGGCGGCAGGCCGGCGCGTGGCCGTCGTCAACTATCCCACCGGCTGGCCGTCCACGCTGCGACAGGGGGCGGTCATCGGAGGCCTCACCCCGGGTGGCGATCTGTGGCGCGTCGCCAAGCCGGTAGTGTATGCCACCGGGTACCCCGCGGTGACCGCCTCCGACCTCCCGGCGCTGCAGATAGCCTGGAAACCCCTGGCCCTGCAGCCAGCAAGGGCGTGGAGCGGCGTCCCGGCAGGTGGTACCCGGCCGCCTCTCCAGGGCCAGCTTGAGCTGGGGGCTGTGTCCGCCCCAGTCCGGCTGCCATTCCTCCTGGTGGACTCCCACGGGGCCGGCTATGACCGGCTGATTCTGGCGGAGCGAGACTCGGACCGCCCGCTGGCCGTGGTGCAGTGCGGGCAGTGGTCTCCCTGGATCGAGCAGAAAGTGGGCGAGACGCGGGGGGTCTTCAGGCTGAAGCTGGTACACCTCTCTCCGGACGGGCATCAGGCGGAGATCTACGTTACCGACATCTTCAAGGTGGAGGGCTGGGCATATCCCCCGGGTCTGGAGGCTGAGATCGTGCGGCAGGTCGGTCCCTACCTGGAGGGGCTCGAGTGCCCCTATGTCCCGGTGGATCTCAACGTGCGGCCGTATGGGCCGGTGAACATCTCGCCATCCCTGATGCTGGAGCACGCCCGCATGCAGGCCGAGTGGATGGTCAGGCTGGCTGCTCACCTGCGCGTCGCGCACGAGTCCGAGGCACTGATCCTGCACTATCACTACCTGGACGCTCTGAATCACACGTATCTGGGGTATCTGTCCGATCGGTTGCCGGCGACCACGGCCCGGCGCACGGCAGAGGCCTGGGAACTCTACGCGGAGTCCTACGCGGTGGTCGATGAGCTCATCGGAGGCGTCGTTGAGGCCATGGACGACCAGGGGACGCTGGTGGTGGTTACCTCCGACCACGCCGCCCTGCCATGCTGGAAGTATGTGGCCATCACCCGCGCGCTGCTCCAGGCGGGGCTGATGGCGTTCCGCTGGGATGCCTCCACCGGCCGCTACCTCCTGGACCCGGCGCAGACCAGGGTGGTGCCGTATCTGGATCCGCAGCACATCTGGGTGAACCTCCAGGGCCGCGAACCGGATGGGACCGTGCCGCCGAATCGCTATGAGCAGGTACGGGAGGCCGCCGTCCAGGCGCTGCTGGCCATCCGCGATCCCGAGACGGGAGAATGCCCGCTGGAACTGGTGGCACGGAGGGAGGAACTGGGGCTGGCGGGCGGGGCCCAGGAGCGCATCGGCGACGTGGTGTTCTTCCTTCGCCCAGGGTACACCACCTGGGACGGCACGCTGGAGTCCCTCCGCTTTCACGCCATCAGCCCGGAGCGCATGCCGCAGCCGCTGGTGACGCCGTCGCTGGAGGTGGTGGGGCATCACACGCCATATCTGCCCACGGCGAGGCTGGACGCCTTCACCAACAGCGCCATGACCGTCCTGGCGGGGCCTGGCGTGCGCGCGGGGCACCGCCGGTCTACCCCCATCCGGCTGATCGACCTCGCTCCGACCATTGCGCACCTGCTGGGCGTGCCTGCGCCCCGCGACGCGCAGGGGACGGTGCTCTCGGACATCCTAGAGCCAGTGTGA